Proteins encoded by one window of Tunturibacter psychrotolerans:
- the accD gene encoding acetyl-CoA carboxylase, carboxyltransferase subunit beta, whose translation MSWFKREDNEIVNDSEKTVRTEGLWIRCPDCGKILFKAELEANQKVCWHCGHHFRIDARTRIENLLEPGYELVDLELRSTDPLNFTDLKPYKRRLAEAQNKTGLNDAIINAVGQLGPHNVVLSVMEYGFIGGSMGAVVGETIARAVDRSLATRNPLIIVAASGGARMMEGIASLMQLAKISAGLGRMDDAKIPYISVMTDPTTGGVTASFAMLGDLNIAEPGALIGFAGPRVIEQTIRQKLPEGFQRSEFLLEHGFLDAIVSRKEMKQYLSQTLSWMGS comes from the coding sequence ATGAGTTGGTTCAAGCGCGAAGATAACGAGATCGTCAACGACTCGGAGAAGACGGTTCGTACCGAAGGTCTGTGGATTCGTTGCCCCGACTGCGGCAAGATTCTGTTCAAGGCGGAGCTTGAGGCCAACCAGAAGGTGTGCTGGCACTGCGGTCATCACTTTCGGATCGATGCTCGCACGCGTATCGAAAATCTCCTCGAGCCGGGCTACGAGCTGGTCGACCTGGAACTTCGTTCTACCGATCCGTTGAACTTTACCGACTTGAAGCCCTACAAGCGGCGTCTTGCCGAGGCGCAGAACAAGACGGGCCTGAATGATGCGATCATCAATGCAGTTGGACAGCTTGGGCCACATAATGTTGTTTTGAGCGTGATGGAGTATGGCTTTATTGGCGGAAGCATGGGAGCGGTTGTGGGAGAGACAATTGCCCGTGCGGTGGACCGCTCGCTGGCTACACGCAATCCGTTGATTATTGTTGCGGCGTCGGGCGGTGCTCGAATGATGGAGGGGATCGCTTCGCTGATGCAGCTGGCGAAGATCTCTGCCGGGTTGGGGCGGATGGACGATGCGAAGATTCCGTACATCTCCGTGATGACCGATCCTACGACCGGTGGCGTCACCGCGAGCTTCGCGATGCTTGGTGACCTGAACATTGCCGAGCCTGGAGCGCTGATCGGTTTCGCGGGGCCTAGAGTCATCGAACAGACTATTCGGCAGAAGCTGCCGGAAGGTTTCCAGCGCTCTGAGTTTCTGCTGGAGCATGGATTCCTTGATGCGATTGTTTCGCGCAAGGAGATGAAACAGTACCTGTCGCAGACCCTGAGCTGGATGGGTTCTTAG
- a CDS encoding class I SAM-dependent methyltransferase, translating into MSLHLKRMQAVVPSRTALRVALRRAAHQLYDAKPLVLDDPIAVAILGERYAEELRRTPIRPDRPFSIALRAFIVARSRYAEDMLRDAVALGVTQYVLLGAGLDTFAHRNPYSDLRVFEVDHPATQSWKRELLAESTLSSPKNLVYAPVDFETQDLPTQLRAAGFDSEAATFFAWLGVVPYLTHGAFRSTLDFIASRPRGSGLVLDYAQPRSALPFREQLAYDSLASRVQLAGEPFQLFFTPSKIAAELDAFYNLEDLGSPEINARYFDSRADNLRALGSAGRLLSAWL; encoded by the coding sequence ATGTCGCTACACTTAAAGCGAATGCAGGCCGTAGTTCCATCCCGTACTGCTCTTCGCGTGGCGCTGCGTCGCGCAGCGCATCAACTCTATGATGCGAAACCCCTCGTCCTCGACGATCCAATCGCAGTCGCGATCCTGGGAGAGAGATATGCCGAGGAGCTGCGGCGTACGCCGATCCGTCCGGATCGGCCTTTCTCTATTGCTCTGCGTGCATTTATTGTGGCGCGCAGCCGCTATGCAGAAGACATGCTCAGAGATGCGGTGGCACTGGGAGTTACTCAGTACGTTCTTCTGGGAGCGGGCCTCGATACCTTCGCGCATCGCAATCCTTACTCCGATCTACGGGTCTTTGAAGTCGACCATCCTGCAACACAGAGTTGGAAGCGGGAGTTATTGGCTGAAAGCACACTGTCTTCGCCCAAAAATCTTGTGTACGCTCCTGTCGATTTTGAGACACAGGATCTGCCCACGCAGCTGCGTGCTGCTGGCTTTGATTCGGAAGCCGCCACCTTCTTTGCATGGTTGGGGGTTGTGCCCTATCTGACCCACGGGGCTTTTCGGTCAACATTAGATTTCATCGCCTCCCGGCCGCGCGGTTCGGGTCTTGTTCTCGATTACGCACAACCTCGATCGGCACTTCCATTCCGCGAACAGCTGGCTTACGACTCCCTGGCGTCTCGGGTTCAATTAGCGGGGGAACCGTTCCAACTATTCTTCACGCCGTCTAAGATCGCCGCAGAACTCGATGCTTTTTACAACCTCGAAGATCTTGGCTCCCCCGAGATCAACGCGCGTTACTTCGATAGTCGAGCGGATAATTTACGGGCGCTCGGCAGCGCCGGAAGACTGCTGAGCGCGTGGCTGTAA
- a CDS encoding DNA-3-methyladenine glycosylase I: MTKESTATHRCKWAENDPLMQAYHDEEWGVPERDSRVLWETLMLEGFQAGLSWITILRKREAFRKAFYNFDPKKVARMGEADIERLLQNEGIIRSRAKIEATINGAKIYVAMADAGEDFSTYVWKFAGNKPIQNSGPVPAKTPLSEEISAALKKRGFKFVGPVIVYAWLQAVGVVNDHSADCFRRKAR; encoded by the coding sequence ATGACGAAAGAGAGCACCGCGACCCATCGCTGCAAATGGGCTGAGAACGATCCGCTGATGCAGGCATACCACGATGAAGAGTGGGGCGTGCCGGAGCGCGACAGCCGCGTGCTGTGGGAGACGCTGATGCTCGAGGGATTTCAGGCGGGACTCTCCTGGATCACTATCCTGCGTAAGCGCGAGGCCTTTCGCAAGGCCTTCTATAACTTCGATCCTAAAAAGGTGGCGCGAATGGGAGAGGCGGACATTGAGCGTCTGCTACAGAATGAGGGCATCATTCGGTCACGCGCCAAGATTGAAGCGACCATCAACGGAGCAAAGATCTATGTAGCGATGGCTGATGCGGGGGAGGACTTCTCGACCTACGTCTGGAAGTTTGCCGGCAATAAGCCGATTCAAAACAGCGGGCCAGTGCCGGCGAAGACTCCGCTGTCTGAGGAGATCTCTGCGGCACTGAAGAAGCGTGGCTTCAAGTTTGTCGGCCCTGTGATCGTGTACGCGTGGCTGCAGGCTGTCGGTGTCGTCAATGACCACAGCGCAGATTGTTTCCGCCGTAAAGCGCGCTGA